ACCAAAAGCTCCAGTACCATTCACGCCGTTATCTAAGGGACCGCTTAAACTTTAACCCATATTAATGAGGATGCCATTTAACCCACTGGCTGGAGAGCTTTTGTTTGGGAGACACCCATTCCTAGGAGGGCCGTTAGCCAACACTAAGGAGTCCCACCTACTCCTTTGTCGTATCCCTGACAGGGGTGGCTAGGGGTTACTGGTACTTGCACCAAAGGCACCACCCCAGACTTTGGCGGGCAAGGTCGTTCACGTCCCGGTGGTAGGCTAAGGGTACAGCCTGTCCTACCCAAGTGCccttattgttattattattattgttagtattattattattgttggtattattattaaatcaaATAGATATAAATataagtaaataaacattctctaaattgaaaataaattttcgtGAGGTCCAAAACGAAATTCCGCCTATATTCATTGCAATTCCGTCAGCGAAATTGGATTCaccaaattttctctttgACCTATTGCcgattgttttcttgttgtgtttcCGCAGTGCCATTGGGTTCAATTGAAGAACTCCCTGGTAAATCGTGCGCCGAAATTAAAGCAAGTGAAGGGAAAGGAATGACTTACGGTAAACACTGGGTATATTTGGACGAAAATCTTGACCAGGCAATTCAGGCAACCTGTAATGGTAATTCAATTAGCCTTTATCAAGCGTATATAGCAATTGGTCAATTAATcaaatatacatacatacatatataaatCTTGGTTATAGTCTATCGTTGTAGTACAGTTCTCGATGCGTTGGCAAAACGTGCTATATACGAAAAATGAGCTAATCaataaagcaattttttcTGTGACCCTGATCATGAGTTTCACGCCTATGCGATCATCAGACAGATTTTAATGAAGAGTATACCCCACTTAGTTTAAATATATGCAGTCGTTGGTTAATTAGTGAATCTATTGTAATCTGAGAGATATGTTTATAAGGAAGTATATATTCTCGTGGCGTTATtagaaaatataatatttgCTTTCTCGGCTTTATTAATGTGGAGGTTTTCAGTTAGGCAAAGGTTGCATCGTTTGGaattgaaatattgttgtaggCGCTTGATTTAGAGATGAAAGACCAGCTTATCTCGTAGTTTGCCTTGCTAGTTCGGTGCGGTTAGCATATTTTCTGTTGCGGAAAGATAGTTTATGTTGCGTAAATAGTCGTTTGAACATTTCTTCTTTTCGTCCGATGTACTTCTTTCCAGTGTTGTCTTTGTCGGTGGTCACGCTACCTTTGTAGATTACGCTGGTGTTAAGGCAGTTATAATGAAACGGGCattggtcttttttttctacgGTTGCATTTGTTTGGAGTGGTCTCATTGTTGGCAGTTGTTATCAAGCGAccatttgtctttttttctacGGTTGAGGTggtgttattgttgttaataaAGATTTCCTTCTTGTGTTATTAATGATGCTGCCTACGTTCGGCAAGTAGCTGTTGCATGCTTTCACGTTGTTCTTCTTGAAGACGGGGTGGAGATTGGGTTTGCTGGGAAGAGCTTCTTGATAAAGTTGAGGAGGGTCTTAACGACGTtggtttgttcatttttgctgtttgagggggggggggggggaacaCCAGATGATGTTTCTACTTCTAATTCTTTTCGTGGTTGCGGTTGTGTTTTTCCCACCTTCGCTAACTcactcacaaaggacagccacaacaccgggaacttcatgccctacacTTTTCGAATAGTATGTGGGTTCTCCAACGTCCCACTTGgaacttataaacatggaaggtaactgtgagacgggacctacggtatatagtccttatccaagaGGAATTGAAAGTcaaaccatttgctgatgtaattacaaaggcagcactttctattcatttattttaagaccctgagtgttggtctgaccggagtcgaactcataACCTCCCGCAGGTCcggcccgatgctcaaccaattAAGCCACCGGTTGGCGGCTGCAGCAGTGAAGACTTTCGTTGAACCAGCGTAATTTGAGGGCTTTGTCGTAGAGGCTTGGCTTTGTCGAATGTTTCGATTTCTTCGTTGGATGATAAGGCTGACAATTTTCTAAAGTGCTCGGTGGGTGAACCATAGTTGGATAAGTAAGTAAATTTGTGGAGGTGGACTAGTTTAAGCACATTTATTTGCTAATCCGAGTATATTGCTTCCGGCGTGGTGATCATTAGGCAACTGCCAAGAATAACGAATTCAATGTAAGATATTCAATTCTGAAATTAAGAACATTTTCTTCGTAATACAAAACGGATAATGCAAGGACGCGGCTGGCGGCTCTACGCGCGGCTGGCGTTCTCACAGAAGTAACGAactaattttgaaatttaaaaataggtAAGAATTTCTAGTGTGATACATCGAGGAAGAATTGTTTCTTGCAAATGGAATATGCAATTACGgaatttggtttgttttttgttttgttttgtttttgcgcTTTTTTTACTGCAACCTGTGCAAAATGTTTAACTTAAAATGACATGTTGCTATTTGCAGACGTGTggcaaaaaatcaacaatgGCCCTGTTTGCTTTGGAGCACGAGATGATAGATACGGTGCCTTCCATGTAACTAAAACTGGATCTGTAATAGCTATGAAGCTTGTTCACAGAAGCGGATCCGTCAAATGCCACGCCGACTACCCATCTACATTCTGGAGCTGCAGCAATGTAAATTACTATGAAAGCAACACGTTTATGACGACCATCACAAATGCAAAGGGAGAAGCTCTTCTCCCTTCTtcggaaaatttgaaaactaaaaGCAGTGGTGAAAAGGAATTCTACACCCTTGACGGAGTTAATCAAAGATCACCCGAACTGATTCTTGGCAATCTTTCCAGGCCATTGAATTTGCTGAAGGACCAACAGCTGCAGATATGGTATGGACAGGACTGGGTCGATTCTTCTGAGGACAACAATAGTGGTACTACGTGCGTAGACATATTTGCTTGGTATGTGTGAGACTAGCATGGTGGTTTCGCTATAAAGTTAGAGAAAATAAGCGCTGTTCTTTGATTGATGATTGAGATTGCTGTTTACATCGTTTAATCGCGTTTATTTCTTATCTTCTTTGTGAAAAGCACTTTAATGAAGCCTGGAGCAAGCATTAAAACGTTTGGCAAAGcaaatatttactttttccCAATCCAATGCTTATAACATATTATAGACGTATGAAGTTCTTTATCAAAACTCTGTAGACAGCGTGTTCATTTTATAATTGTGGTCGGTGAAATAAAgctttttttgtgaatttcaTGTGGATTGAGTACATTTCAGCTACATTACAAGAATGACCTTTATAACATTCAGTGTATTTGTATCACATTGAAAATGTCATGGCATCGTAATGTATTAAAATATGTACAAATACAGAT
This sequence is a window from Acropora palmata chromosome 9, jaAcrPala1.3, whole genome shotgun sequence. Protein-coding genes within it:
- the LOC141893376 gene encoding uncharacterized protein LOC141893376 → MALWFWLSASFLISRILYIETTNEACRGDYSVSGKFLKGHTFKTITVDSLARCEILCSQDVKCQSWNFISGKCICELNNRTKEARPEDFVDDPWRFYMKGGFSRVPLGSIEELPGKSCAEIKASEGKGMTYGKHWVYLDENLDQAIQATCNDVWQKINNGPVCFGARDDRYGAFHVTKTGSVIAMKLVHRSGSVKCHADYPSTFWSCSNVNYYESNTFMTTITNAKGEALLPSSENLKTKSSGEKEFYTLDGVNQRSPELILGNLSRPLNLLKDQQLQIWYGQDWVDSSEDNNSGTTCVDIFAWYV